A stretch of Megalobrama amblycephala isolate DHTTF-2021 linkage group LG14, ASM1881202v1, whole genome shotgun sequence DNA encodes these proteins:
- the ndufb2 gene encoding NADH dehydrogenase [ubiquinone] 1 beta subcomplex subunit 2, mitochondrial encodes MSSLRRTAGVLRTGLQLFKRGPQKMTVRKAGGGPHIEAQYRQPPQITKNQKFQAELLSGAMWFWILWHTWHDSDAILGHFPWPDTSAWTDEELGIPPDDEE; translated from the exons ATGTCTTCTCTCAGGAGGACGGCGGGTGTCCTCCGAACCGGCCTGCAGCTCTTCAAACGCGGACCTCAGAAGATGACCGTCAGAAA GGCAGGAGGCGGCCCTCATATTGAAGCCCAGTACAGACAGCCTCCTCAGATCACCAAAAACCAGAAGTTTCAGGCGGAGCTGCTCAGCGGTGCCATGTGGTTCTGGATCCTGTGGCACACCTGGCACGACTCGGACGCCATCCTG GGTCATTTCCCATGGCCGGACACTTCAGCATGGACCGACGAGGAGCTGGGAATCCCACCTGATGATGAAGAGTAG